In Gadus chalcogrammus isolate NIFS_2021 chromosome 13, NIFS_Gcha_1.0, whole genome shotgun sequence, a single genomic region encodes these proteins:
- the idh3b gene encoding isocitrate dehydrogenase [NAD] subunit beta, mitochondrial isoform X2 produces MAAALRGNLLTLVKGLAGPRWQQMPLRPLSVSAGLCAPETSPARADATFKVTMVPGDGVGPELMTAVKDVFKAGDVPVEFEEFHLSEVQNMASEEKLEQVLTSMKTNKVAMKGKIHTPMEYKGELASYEMRLRRKLDLFANVVHVNSLPGYNTRHNNLDLVIIREQTEGEYSSLEHESVPGVIECLKIITRVKSRRIAKFAFDYATKKGRSKVTAVHKANIMKLADGLFLQCCAEIAELYPKIKYETIIIDNACMQLVQNPYQFDVLVMPNLYGNIIDNLAAGLVGGAGVVPGESYSAEYAVFETGARHPFAQAVGRNIANPTAMLLSAANMLKHLNLEYHSQMVSDAVKKVIKQGKVRTGDLGGYASSDEFTRAVIANMAV; encoded by the exons ATGGCCGCCGCCTTGAGAGGGAATTTGTTAACATTGGTCAAG GGTCTGGCTGGCCCCAGGTGGCAGCAGATGCCCCTGAGACCTCTCAGTGTATCCGCAGGTCTTTGTGCCCCCGAAACATCCCCCGCTCGGGCTGATGCCACCTTCAAGGTCACCATGGTGCCAGGTGACGGTGTGGGACCTGAGCTGATGACCGCCGTCAAAGATGTGTTCAAG GCAGGAGATGTTCCAGTGGAATTTGAGGAGTTCCATCTGAGTGAAGTACAGAACATGGCCAGCGAGGAGAAGCTTGAGCAAGTGCTGACCTCCATGAAGACCAACAAGGTGGCCATGAAAG GCAAAATTCACACACCAATGGAGTACAAAGGAGAACTTGCTTCCTATGAGATGAGACTACG TCGTAAATTGGACCTATTCGCCAACGTCGTGCATGTGAACAGCCTGCCAGGCTACAACACGCGCCACAACAACCTGGACCTGGTTATCATCCGTGAGCAGACGGAGGGGGAGTACAGCTCCCTGGAACACGAG AGTGTCCCTGGTGTTATCGAGTGTCTGAAGATCATCACCAGAGTGAAGTCTCGGCGGATCGCTAAGTTTGCGTTTGACTACGCCACCAAGAAGGGAAGGAGCAAGGTTACGGCTGTGCACAAGGCCAACATCAT GAAATTAGCTGATGGCCTCTTTCTGCAGTGCTGTGCTGAAATTGCAGAACTGTATCCTAAAATCAAATATGAGACTATCATCATTGACAACGCTTGCATGCAG CTTGTGCAGAACCCCTACCAGTTTGATGTGCTGGTGATGCCCAACCTGTATGGTAACATCATTGACAACCTGGCAGCAGGCCTGGTAGGAGGGGCTGGTGTGGTACCCGGCGAGAGCTACAGCGCAGAGTATGCCGTCTTTGAGACC GGTGCCCGTCACCCTTTCGCCCAGGCGGTAGGCAGGAACATCGCCAACCCCACCGCCATGCTGCTTAGCGCTGCCAACATGCTCAAGCACCTGAA TCTGGAATATCACTCCCAGATGGTGTCGGACGCTGTGAAGAAGGTCATCAAGCAGGGCAAG GTGCGCACAGGCGACCTCGGAGGCTACGCTTCCAGTGACGAGTTCACCCGGGCCGTCATCGCTAACATGGCCGTCTGA
- the idh3b gene encoding isocitrate dehydrogenase [NAD] subunit beta, mitochondrial isoform X1 has translation MAAALRGNLLTLVKGLAGPRWQQMPLRPLSVSAGLCAPETSPARADATFKVTMVPGDGVGPELMTAVKDVFKAGDVPVEFEEFHLSEVQNMASEEKLEQVLTSMKTNKVAMKGKIHTPMEYKGELASYEMRLRRKLDLFANVVHVNSLPGYNTRHNNLDLVIIREQTEGEYSSLEHESVPGVIECLKIITRVKSRRIAKFAFDYATKKGRSKVTAVHKANIMKLADGLFLQCCAEIAELYPKIKYETIIIDNACMQLVQNPYQFDVLVMPNLYGNIIDNLAAGLVGGAGVVPGESYSAEYAVFETGARHPFAQAVGRNIANPTAMLLSAANMLKHLNLEYHSQMVSDAVKKVIKQGKVRTRDLGGYCTTGDFVHAVVDNLRFRPRH, from the exons ATGGCCGCCGCCTTGAGAGGGAATTTGTTAACATTGGTCAAG GGTCTGGCTGGCCCCAGGTGGCAGCAGATGCCCCTGAGACCTCTCAGTGTATCCGCAGGTCTTTGTGCCCCCGAAACATCCCCCGCTCGGGCTGATGCCACCTTCAAGGTCACCATGGTGCCAGGTGACGGTGTGGGACCTGAGCTGATGACCGCCGTCAAAGATGTGTTCAAG GCAGGAGATGTTCCAGTGGAATTTGAGGAGTTCCATCTGAGTGAAGTACAGAACATGGCCAGCGAGGAGAAGCTTGAGCAAGTGCTGACCTCCATGAAGACCAACAAGGTGGCCATGAAAG GCAAAATTCACACACCAATGGAGTACAAAGGAGAACTTGCTTCCTATGAGATGAGACTACG TCGTAAATTGGACCTATTCGCCAACGTCGTGCATGTGAACAGCCTGCCAGGCTACAACACGCGCCACAACAACCTGGACCTGGTTATCATCCGTGAGCAGACGGAGGGGGAGTACAGCTCCCTGGAACACGAG AGTGTCCCTGGTGTTATCGAGTGTCTGAAGATCATCACCAGAGTGAAGTCTCGGCGGATCGCTAAGTTTGCGTTTGACTACGCCACCAAGAAGGGAAGGAGCAAGGTTACGGCTGTGCACAAGGCCAACATCAT GAAATTAGCTGATGGCCTCTTTCTGCAGTGCTGTGCTGAAATTGCAGAACTGTATCCTAAAATCAAATATGAGACTATCATCATTGACAACGCTTGCATGCAG CTTGTGCAGAACCCCTACCAGTTTGATGTGCTGGTGATGCCCAACCTGTATGGTAACATCATTGACAACCTGGCAGCAGGCCTGGTAGGAGGGGCTGGTGTGGTACCCGGCGAGAGCTACAGCGCAGAGTATGCCGTCTTTGAGACC GGTGCCCGTCACCCTTTCGCCCAGGCGGTAGGCAGGAACATCGCCAACCCCACCGCCATGCTGCTTAGCGCTGCCAACATGCTCAAGCACCTGAA TCTGGAATATCACTCCCAGATGGTGTCGGACGCTGTGAAGAAGGTCATCAAGCAGGGCAAG GTGAGGACGAGGGACCTTGGCGGTTATTGCACCACTGGGGACTTTGTGCATGCCGTAGTGGATAACCTGCGTTTCCGCCCTCGCCACTGA
- the wdr1 gene encoding WD repeat-containing protein 1 has protein sequence MSYESKHTFASLPQMERGVSKVLGRDPKGNNFLYANGKTVIIRNIDNPSIADIYTEHAQQVTVACYAPSGFYIASGDVSGKIRIWDTTQKEHLLKYEYQPFSGKIRDIAWTEDSKRMAVVGEGREKFGAVFLWDSGSSVGELAGHSKAINSVDLKPSRPYRLISGSDDMTVAFSEGPPFKFKFTLKDHTRFVNCVRFSPDGNRFAAAGADGLIIICDGKTGEKISALGGEKAHNGGVYAVSWSPDSSQLISASGDKTVKLWDVSTGTAVITFNMGNDVMDQQLGCLWQKDHLISVSLSGNINYLDKNNPDKPLRVIKGHSKSVHCVTVHKIDGKSIIFSASHDGHINYWDAETGENDCLQGKGHTNQVNKMVVDQAGQLVSCGMDDTVRFTDTQTKEYSASDVVKMDAQPKCVSIAPGGLTLVVCIDLVVLLKDKKKVFTLEKLDYEPETGAMHPGGTTAAVGGADGKVRLYSVQGNSLKEEGRTLEATGRVTAMAFSHDGAHLAVTDEKKVLRIFTVADDYAIKDDFYGHHAKIVSVAWAPDNEHLATSGMDMMVYIWTISDSDKRLKIPDAHRLHHVTSLAWVDDHTLVTSSYDACVKQWTIMY, from the exons ATGTCATATGAGTCGA AACACACGTTTGCCAGTCTCCCGCAGATGGAGAGGGGAGTGTCCAAAGTACTTGGCAGAGATCCCAAAGGGAACAACTTTCTCTATGCCAATGGAAAGACTGTTATCATCAGGAACATTGAT AATCCATCTATAGCAGACATCTACACAGAGCATGCCCAGCAAGTAACTGTCGCCTGCTATGCACCCAGTGGCTTTTACATCGCCTCTGGAG ATGTGTCGGGAAAGATCCGTATCTGGGACACCACCCAGAAGGAGCACCTGCTGAAGTACGAGTACCAACCGTTTTCCGGCAAGATCCGAGATATTGCCTGGACTGAGGACAGCAAGAGAATGGCTGTGGTTGGCGAGGGACGTGAGAA GTTTGGAGCGGTGTTCCTGTGGGACTCTGGGTCGTCAGTGGGTGAGCTGGCGGGACACAGTAAAGCCATCAACTCTGTGGACCTCAAACCCTCTCGCCCCTACCGCCTCATCTCTGGCAGTGACGACATGACTGTGGCTTTCTCTGAGGGGCCTCcattcaagttcaagttcacaTTAAAG GACCACACCCGGTTTGTCAATTGTGTGCGATTCTCCCCTGATGGGAACCGTTTTGCCGCTGCTGGAGCTGATGGGCTG ATCATCATATGTGATGGTAAGACCGGCGAGAAAATCTCTGCACTTGGGGGAGAGAAAGCCCACAATGGAGGAGTTTACGCC GTGTCCTGGAGCCCCGACAGCTCCCAGCTGATCTCCGCCTCGGGGGACAAGACGGTGAAGCTATGGGACGTCAGCACGGGTACGGCCGTCATCACCTTCAACATGGGCAATGATGTCATGGACCAGCAGCTGGGATGCCTGTGGCAGAAGGACCACCTCATCAGTGTCTCCCTGTCGGGGAACATCAACTACCTGGACAAGAACAACCCAGACAAGCCCCTCCGCGtcatcaag GGTCACAGTAAGTCCGTCCATTGTGTGACGGTTCACAAGATTGACGGGAAGTCAATCATCTTCTCTGCAAGTCACGATGGACACATCA ATTATTGGGATGCGGAAACTGGAGAGAATGACTGCCTTCAGGGGAAGGGCCACACCAACCAGGTGAACAAGATGGTGGTGGACCAGGCCGGCCAGCTGGTTAGCTGCGGCATGGACGACACCGTGCGCTTCACCGACACCCAAACCAAGGAATACAG tgCCTCTGATGTGGTGAAGATGGACGCCCAGCCTAAGTGTGTGTCCATAGCACCAGGGGGCTTAACGCTGGTAGTTTGCATTGACCTG GTCGTCTTGCTGAAGGACAAAAAGAAAGTTTTCACTCTGGAAAAGCTGGACTACGAGCCAGAGACCGGAGCGATGCATCCCGGGGGCACTACTGCAGCCGTCGGGGGCGCC GACGGCAAGGTGCGTCTGTACTCCGTCCAGGGCAACAGTCTGAAGGAAGAGGGCCGCACCCTGGAGGCCACGGGGCGGGTCACAGCCATGGCCTTCTCCCACGACGGAGCTCACCTGGCCGTCACCGACGAGAAGAAGGTCCTCCGCATCTTCACGGTGGCAGACGACTACGCG ATCAAGGATGACTTCTATGGTCACCATGCTAAAATAGTCTCTGTGGCCTGGGCCCCTGACAACGAGCACTTAGCCACCAGCGGCATGGACATGATGGTTTACATCTGGACAATCTCTGATTCTGATAAGAGGCTTAAGATCCCAG ATGCCCACCGGTTGCATCACGTCACCAGCCTGGCCTGGGTGGACGACCACACCCTGGTGACCTCCTCATACGACGCCTGTGTCAAGCAGTGGACTATCATGTACtga